In Argiope bruennichi chromosome X1, qqArgBrue1.1, whole genome shotgun sequence, a single window of DNA contains:
- the LOC129958681 gene encoding coiled-coil domain-containing protein 28A-like: protein MAAEQDSNRALPDLILDIDSAEDDHVTFPNTDSPTLSSKSNTKNNQDTQSSTSQPTGKPLNNNNNNNNNNKHQLGDEQKLAKVESKATPRRAQFGASKQKASEAQSTSRPCEQHTFLTDITEVRQMEQGLLKLLDDFHLGKLQAFVGKDCTFEKMEQVREQQERLARLHFELNTQQEMYGPQSEDGRRIGRENLGKLIENLQQLSRSIEQLQISSPSLQTDV, encoded by the exons atggCGGCGGAACAGGACTCAAATAGAGCGTTACCTGACCTTATATTGGATATTGATAGTGCAGAAGATGATCATGTTACCTTTCCGAATACAGACAGCCCTACATTGTCATCGAAAtctaatactaaaaataatcaagatactCAGTCATCTACATCGCAACCTACTGGTAAACCtttgaacaacaacaacaataataataacaataataagcaTCAGCTTGGCGATGAGCAGAAATTAGCAAAGGTGGAGTCAAAAGCCACACCAAGGCGCGCACAATTTG gagCCAGTAAACAAAAAGCATCTGAGGCCCAATCCACTTCTAGACCATGTGAACAACATACGTTTCTGACTGACATTACTGAGGTTCGGCAGATGGAACAAGGACTTTTGAAACTTTTAGATGACTTTCATTTAGGAAAATTACAAGCATTTG TTGGTAAAGATTGTACATTTGAAAAAATGGAACAAGTACGTGAACAGCAGGAAAGATTAGCAAgacttcattttgaattaaatacacaGCAGGAAATGTATGG ACCGCAGTCAGAAGATGGCAGGCGTATTGGCAGGGAAAACCTaggaaaattaatagaaaat ttgcaGCAGTTAAGCCGTAGTAT TGAACAACTCCAAATTTCAAGTCCTAGTTTACAAACTGATGTTTAA